One part of the Vicia villosa cultivar HV-30 ecotype Madison, WI linkage group LG6, Vvil1.0, whole genome shotgun sequence genome encodes these proteins:
- the LOC131608927 gene encoding pentatricopeptide repeat-containing protein GUN1, chloroplastic-like has protein sequence MASTPTPPPNYSSVPGPRPAENYNHKHNHNHQNSLKRHRNGNYSNSRPAAPIAAAAATDIAARGSGNGGGRGVYSSAPGSLLNGRRSRLAPEFSGRKSTRNAAKKHSGLPRAALNTVPHSEAANEVLTYLYNAGNIPANIDHILISNEHRLWEVEDYIYMLKDFGNTGQLLLAEKVYEFIMGKPNGRVAKGKLTSAMIGTLGRLGEINRAVKLFGESRTEGYGMTVYTFSAMISAYGRNGRFADAVELFMSMRGFGLVPNLVTYNSIIDAGAKGEVSFDVVVKYYDEMLAAGVRPDRLTYNSLLSVCASKGMWEMAQKLLTEMDGRRIIRDVFTYNTYLDTLCKGGQIDLARRVFEEMCFKRVWPTIVTYSTLMDGYAKANLLEDAIHLYEEMKLQSVCLDRVCYNTLVGVYAKLDRFDEAVNICREMDGCGIKTDVVTYNALLAGYGRHGMYAEVKRLFEEMKARNIYPNTLTYSTIIDVYTKAEMFQEAMNVYIEFKMARLEVDVVFYSAIVDALCKNGLVESSIMLLVTMIEKGIRPNVVTFNSIIDACQQSPPLEYGVHGSTQAIEYPNEQSSAMLIDDAFQTKPGEDRILKMFQQLASEKAGHIKKLRRGRQDLHCIFWLFQTMHELHIKPNVVTFSAILNACSRCNSYDDAAKLLDTLRLFDSQVYGVTHGLLMGYREQVWFSAQTLFNDLMRMDSSTASAFYNALTDMLWHFGQRRGAQMVAIEGKSRNVWKGEWSISCLDLHLMSCGAGSAMVHDWLLNMHRTLFQGSELPKIVNILTGWGKHSKVMGDGTLKRAIEALLSGMGSPFRFAEHNMGRLTSSGDQVATWLRQPGVINMLALYDVLNHTQPAGPPHGYPALGY, from the exons ATGGCTTCTACGCCAACTCCACCACCTAACTACTCATCAGTCCCTGGTCCTAGACCTGCTGAAAATTATAATCATAAGCATAATCACAATCACCAGAATAGTCTTAAACGCCATAGAAATGGAAACTATTCCAACTCAAGGCCTGCTGCACCTATAGCTGCTGCTGCTGCTACTGATATAGCTGCTCGTGGTAGTGGCAATGGTGGTGGCAGAGGTGTATATTCGTCTGCGCCGGGATCGTTATTGAATGGCAGGAGATCAAGGCTTGCTCCGGAGTTTTCTGGCAGGAAGTCCACCAGGAATGCTGCAAAGAAACATTCTGGATTGCCAAGAGCAGCACTTAATACAGTGCCTCACAGCGAAGCTGCCAATGAGGTTCTTACTTATCTCTACAATGCTGGTAACATTCCTGCTAATATTGATCATATTTTGATTTCGAATGAACATAGGCTTTGGGAGGTTGAGGATTATATTTATATGCTTAAGGATTTTGGTAATACTGGTCAGTTATTGTTAGCTGAGAAAGTTTATGAATTTATTATGGGTAAGCCAAATGGGAGGGTTGCGAAAGGTAAGTTAACGAGTGCTATGATCGGTACTCTTGGTAGGTTAGGGGAGATTAATCGTGCTGTTAAATTGTTTGGAGAATCTAGGACTGAAGGTTATGGAATGACTGTGTATACGTTTTCGGCCATGATCAGCGCGTATGGCCGAAACGGGCGCTTCGCTGATGCTGTCGAATTGTTCATGTCTATGCGTGGCTTTGGCCTTGTGCCCAATCTGGTTACGTACAATTCGATAATAGATGCGGGGGCGAAAGGGGAGGTGAGTTTTGATGTGGTTGTCAAGTATTATGATGAGATGCTTGCTGCTGGTGTAAGGCCGGATCGCCTTACTTATAATTCACTTCTTTCTGTTTGCGCCTCGAAGGGCATGTGGGAAATGGCTCAAAAGTTATTGACAGAAATGGATGGCAGGCGGATTATTCGCGATGTGTTTACTTATAACACGTATTTGGACACGCTATGTAAGGGTGGACAGATTGATTTGGCGAGAAGGGTATTCGAAGAGATGTGTTTCAAGCGCGTTTGGCCAACTATCGTGACTTATAGCACACTAATGGATGGGTATGCCAAGGCTAACCTCTTGGAAGATGCCATTCATCTATATGAAGAAATGAAGCTTCAATCTGTTTGTCTTGATAGAGTATGCTATAACACACTGGTCGGAGTATATGCGAAGCTAGACAGGTTTGATGAAGCTGTCAATATTTGCAGAGAGATGGACGGATGTGGAATTAAAACCGACGTCGTGACATACAATGCTCTGTTGGCTGGTTATGGCAGGCATGGCATGTATGCTGAAGTCAAAAGACTGTTTGAGGAGATGAAGGCTCGGAATATATATCCGAATACGCTAACATACTCTACCATTATTGATGTGTACACTAAAGCTGAAATGTTTCAGGAAGCTATGAATGTTTATATAGAGTTCAAGATGGCAAGATTGGAGGTTGATGTTGTATTTTATTCTGCAATCGTTGATGCTCTATGCAAAAACGGTTTAGTGGAATCTTCGATAATGTTGCTTGTTACAATGATTGAGAAGGGAATTAGGCCGAACGTTGTGACTTTCAACTCAATTATCGATGCATGCCAACAGTCACCACCTTTGGAATACGGAGTTCATGGTTCTACGCAAGCCATTGAGTATCCAAATGAACAATCATCTGCTATGCTTATTGATGATGCTTTTCAGACAAAGCCGGGGGAGGACCGGATCTTGAAGATGTTTCAGCAACTTGCTTCTGAAAAAGCTGGTCATATAAAGAAACTTCGGAGAGGACGCCAAGACCTACACTGCATATTTTGGCTCTTCCAAACAATGCACGAGCTGCACATCAAACCAAATGTTGTCACATTTTCAGCCATTTTAAATGCTTGCAG TCGCTGCAATTCATATGATGATGCTGCAAAGCTGTTAGACACACTGCGCTTGTTTGATAGCCAGGTGTATGGTGTGACTCATGGACTGTTGATGGGTTATAGGGAACAAGTATGGTTTAGTGCTCAGACTTTATTCAATGATCTCATGCGTATGGATTCTTCAACTGCGTCCGCGTTTTATAACGCCCTCACGGATATGCTGTGGCACTTTGGTCAG AGGCGCGGAGCTCAAATGGTTGCAATCGAAGGGAAGAGCCGAAATGTGTGGAAAGGCGAATGGTCGATTTCTTGCTTGGATCTGCATCTGATGTCTTGTGGTGCTGGCAGTGCTATGGTTCATGATTGGTTACTCAATATGCATAGGACTTTATTTCAAGGCTCTGAACTGCCCAAGATTGTCAA CATATTAACTGGTTGGGGAAAACACAGCAAAGTGATGGGTGATGGAACTTTGAAAAGAGCTATAGAAGCACTTCTTAGCGGAATGGGATCGCCTTTTAGATTCGCTGAGCATAACATGGGAAGACTTACATCTTCTGGAGATCAGGTCGCGACTTGGCTGAGACAACCCGGCGTTATCAATATGCTCGCTCTGTACGATGTCCTTAATCATACTCAACCTGCTGGTCCACCACATGGCTATCCAGCTCTCGGTTATTAG